One genomic window of Pseudomonas chlororaphis subsp. piscium includes the following:
- a CDS encoding MetQ/NlpA family ABC transporter substrate-binding protein, translated as MKKVLLFTALAAALTAGLAQAGEKLVVAATPVPHAEILELIKPTLAKEGVDLEIKVFTDYVQPNVQVDQKRLDANYFQTLPYLKSFNEGKGTNLVTVIGVHVEPFGGYSKKVKSLAELKDGATIAIPNEGSNSGRALILLQKAGLIELKDPKNALATPKDIAKNPHNFKFKELESALLPRVLDQVDLDMINTNYALEAGLNPAKDALVIEGADSPYVNFLVARPDNKDSAAIQKLAKALTSPQVKEFIEKKYSGAVLPAF; from the coding sequence ATGAAAAAGGTTCTGTTGTTCACCGCACTGGCGGCTGCCCTGACTGCCGGTCTGGCCCAGGCTGGCGAGAAGCTGGTAGTGGCGGCCACCCCTGTGCCGCACGCTGAGATTCTCGAGCTGATCAAGCCAACCCTGGCCAAGGAAGGCGTGGACCTGGAAATCAAAGTCTTCACCGACTACGTGCAGCCGAACGTGCAGGTCGATCAGAAGCGTCTGGACGCCAACTACTTCCAGACCCTGCCGTACCTGAAGAGCTTCAACGAAGGCAAAGGCACCAACCTGGTGACCGTGATCGGCGTGCACGTCGAACCCTTCGGCGGCTACTCGAAGAAAGTCAAAAGTCTGGCCGAGCTGAAAGACGGCGCGACCATCGCTATTCCGAACGAAGGCAGCAACAGCGGCCGCGCCCTGATCCTGTTGCAGAAGGCCGGCCTGATCGAGCTCAAGGACCCGAAAAACGCACTGGCGACCCCGAAAGACATCGCCAAGAACCCGCACAACTTCAAGTTCAAGGAACTGGAATCGGCCCTGCTGCCACGCGTGCTGGACCAGGTTGACCTGGACATGATCAACACCAACTACGCCCTGGAAGCCGGCCTGAACCCGGCCAAGGATGCGCTGGTGATCGAGGGCGCCGATTCGCCTTACGTGAACTTCCTGGTGGCCCGCCCGGACAACAAGGACAGCGCCGCCATCCAGAAACTGGCCAAGGCCCTGACCAGCCCGCAAGTGAAAGAATTCATCGAGAAGAAATACAGCGGCGCGGTATTGCCAGCGTTCTGA
- a CDS encoding amino acid ABC transporter permease, giving the protein MTLDYAFILSTLPAFLKAVGVTLQVGLIAIATSLLVALINATILVFRTPYLQRLIGLYVELARNTPLLIQLFFVYFALPALGLKISGFAAAIITMTFLGGAYLTEVLRAGVEAVPTAQLESGRSIGLSHWQLLRYVILPQAGILSLPSLFANFIFLLKETTVVSAVAVPEILYTTKSYIALYYKTYEMLAVLTLICVLLFLPLSLLLSRLERRLQHGQFGS; this is encoded by the coding sequence ATGACCCTCGACTACGCCTTTATCCTCAGTACGCTGCCGGCTTTTCTCAAGGCTGTGGGCGTGACCTTGCAGGTCGGCCTGATCGCCATCGCCACCTCCCTGCTGGTGGCCCTGATCAACGCCACTATCCTGGTGTTCCGCACCCCTTACCTGCAGCGCCTGATCGGGCTGTACGTGGAGCTGGCGCGCAACACCCCGCTGCTGATCCAGCTGTTCTTCGTCTACTTCGCCCTGCCGGCGCTGGGGCTGAAGATTTCCGGGTTTGCCGCGGCGATCATCACCATGACTTTTCTTGGCGGTGCCTACCTCACCGAGGTGCTGCGGGCCGGCGTCGAAGCGGTGCCGACGGCCCAGTTGGAGTCGGGCCGCTCCATCGGCCTGTCGCACTGGCAGCTGCTGCGCTACGTGATCCTGCCGCAGGCGGGGATCCTCAGCCTGCCGTCGCTGTTCGCCAATTTCATCTTCCTGCTCAAGGAAACCACCGTGGTCTCGGCGGTGGCGGTGCCGGAGATTCTCTACACCACCAAGAGCTACATCGCCCTCTACTACAAGACCTACGAAATGCTCGCCGTGCTCACGCTGATCTGCGTGCTGCTGTTCTTGCCGCTGTCGCTGTTGCTCAGCCGTCTGGAAAGGAGGTTGCAGCATGGCCAGTTCGGGTCTTGA
- a CDS encoding amino acid ABC transporter permease: MASSGLELLWVSLPQLGKGAAQTLSISLLSIAFSTVGGVLYGVLRTLDSKWLNAVLRLYLELFRAIPVLVWLYLLFFGFPIFFGISIPSFTCAVLVLSLWGASEVGEVVRGALHSLPRGQREAGLSIGLSDPQLYGYVLLPQALKRMTPPTINVYTRIVKTSSLAVLIGVVDVIKVGQQIIERTYESVLIYGALFLFFFFICYPLSAASRVLERRWTQA; encoded by the coding sequence ATGGCCAGTTCGGGTCTTGAGCTGCTCTGGGTGTCCTTGCCGCAACTGGGCAAGGGCGCCGCGCAGACGTTGTCGATCTCCCTGCTGAGCATCGCCTTCAGCACCGTCGGCGGCGTGCTCTACGGCGTGCTGCGGACCCTGGACAGCAAATGGCTGAACGCCGTGCTGCGCCTCTACCTGGAGCTGTTCCGGGCGATCCCGGTGCTGGTCTGGCTGTACCTGCTGTTTTTCGGTTTTCCGATTTTCTTCGGCATCAGCATCCCGAGCTTCACCTGCGCGGTGCTGGTGCTGTCGCTGTGGGGCGCCAGCGAAGTCGGCGAGGTGGTGCGTGGCGCCCTGCATTCGCTGCCCCGTGGCCAGCGCGAGGCGGGGCTGTCGATCGGCCTGTCCGACCCGCAGCTGTACGGCTACGTGCTGCTGCCCCAGGCGCTGAAGCGCATGACGCCGCCGACCATCAACGTCTACACGCGGATCGTCAAGACCAGCTCGCTGGCGGTGCTGATCGGCGTGGTGGACGTGATCAAGGTCGGCCAGCAGATCATCGAGCGCACCTACGAGTCGGTGCTGATCTACGGCGCCCTGTTCCTGTTTTTCTTCTTTATCTGCTACCCGCTGTCGGCCGCCTCGCGCGTGCTGGAGCGGCGCTGGACGCAAGCATGA
- a CDS encoding amino acid ABC transporter ATP-binding protein — MSALIEFQGFNKFFGEQQVLKDVDLKVAQGEVVVILGPSGCGKSTLLRCLNGLEKAHSGHLRFAGRELLDKATDWRQVRQDIGMVFQSYHLFPHMSVLDNILLGPLKVQKRDRREARAQAEALLERVGLLDKRDAFPRQLSGGQQQRIAIVRSLCMNPQVMLFDEVTAALDPEMVKEVLQVIQGLARDGMTLLIVTHEMAFARAVADRIVFMDAGRILEQHPPETFFTNPRTARAQQFLEKFSFVEALPKKAPTKELELL; from the coding sequence ATGAGCGCACTGATCGAGTTCCAGGGTTTCAACAAGTTTTTCGGCGAGCAGCAGGTGCTCAAGGACGTCGACCTCAAGGTCGCCCAGGGCGAAGTGGTGGTGATTCTTGGCCCCAGCGGCTGCGGCAAGTCCACCTTGCTGCGCTGCCTCAACGGCCTGGAAAAAGCCCACAGCGGCCACCTGAGATTCGCCGGCCGCGAGCTGCTGGACAAGGCCACCGACTGGCGCCAGGTGCGTCAGGACATCGGCATGGTGTTCCAGAGTTACCACCTGTTCCCGCACATGAGCGTGCTCGACAACATCCTGCTCGGCCCGCTCAAGGTGCAGAAGCGCGACCGTCGCGAAGCCCGCGCCCAGGCCGAGGCGTTGCTGGAGCGGGTGGGCCTTCTGGACAAGCGCGATGCCTTCCCGCGTCAGCTCTCCGGCGGCCAGCAGCAACGCATCGCCATCGTCCGTTCGCTGTGCATGAACCCGCAGGTGATGCTGTTCGACGAGGTCACCGCGGCGCTGGACCCGGAGATGGTCAAGGAAGTGCTGCAAGTGATCCAGGGCCTGGCCCGGGACGGCATGACCCTGCTGATCGTCACCCACGAAATGGCCTTCGCCCGCGCGGTGGCCGACCGCATCGTGTTCATGGATGCCGGGCGCATCCTCGAACAGCACCCTCCCGAGACCTTCTTTACGAACCCGCGGACCGCACGAGCGCAGCAGTTCCTGGAGAAATTCTCCTTCGTTGAAGCATTGCCCAAAAAAGCACCTACAAAGGAACTGGAGCTCTTATGA
- a CDS encoding transporter substrate-binding domain-containing protein has product MKTAKSSLLLLPLFGLALLAGCDKSAEAPKPAATASAAPAAGYLDKIKARDKLIVGVFTDKPPFGFVDETGRYVGFDTDIGRQFAKDLLGDENKVEFVAVEPASRIPFLQSDKVDLILANMTVTPERKEAVEFTNPNLKVAVQALVPNGSEVKNLDDLASRTTIVTTGTTADIWLTKNHPDWKLLKFEKNSESLQALANGRGDAYAQDNLILFSWSKQNPGYRVLPQTLGEQAPIAPAVKKGNIELRDWVNAELAKLGEDKYLLKLYDQYVRKELSDDTKPESVIVEGGKWQG; this is encoded by the coding sequence ATGAAAACTGCCAAGTCTTCGCTACTGCTACTCCCGCTGTTCGGCCTCGCGCTGCTGGCCGGCTGCGATAAATCCGCCGAGGCGCCCAAGCCCGCGGCCACAGCCAGCGCCGCGCCGGCGGCCGGCTACCTGGACAAAATCAAGGCCCGCGACAAGCTGATCGTCGGCGTGTTCACCGACAAGCCGCCGTTCGGTTTCGTCGACGAGACCGGCCGTTACGTGGGCTTCGATACCGATATCGGGCGGCAATTCGCCAAGGACCTGCTGGGCGACGAGAACAAGGTGGAGTTCGTCGCGGTGGAGCCTGCCAGCCGCATTCCGTTCCTGCAGAGCGACAAGGTCGACCTGATCCTGGCCAACATGACCGTCACCCCGGAGCGCAAGGAAGCGGTGGAGTTCACCAACCCCAACCTCAAGGTCGCGGTGCAGGCTTTGGTGCCTAACGGCAGCGAAGTGAAGAACCTGGATGACCTGGCGAGCCGCACCACCATCGTTACCACCGGCACCACCGCCGATATCTGGCTGACCAAGAACCACCCGGACTGGAAACTGCTGAAGTTCGAGAAGAACTCCGAGTCCCTGCAAGCCCTGGCCAATGGTCGTGGCGATGCCTATGCCCAGGACAACCTGATCCTGTTCAGCTGGTCCAAGCAGAACCCGGGCTACCGCGTACTGCCGCAGACCCTGGGGGAGCAAGCGCCGATCGCGCCGGCGGTGAAGAAGGGCAATATCGAGTTGCGTGACTGGGTCAACGCCGAGCTGGCCAAGCTGGGCGAAGACAAGTACCTGCTCAAGCTCTACGACCAGTACGTGCGCAAGGAACTGAGCGACGACACCAAGCCGGAAAGCGTGATTGTCGAAGGGGGCAAGTGGCAGGGGTGA